In a single window of the Alosa sapidissima isolate fAloSap1 chromosome 18, fAloSap1.pri, whole genome shotgun sequence genome:
- the LOC121690233 gene encoding uncharacterized protein LOC121690233 — protein sequence MDLYVLTICALAVQVKSGDQKENVATGKPTSLQSTESSHASDLAVDGDPDTFTLSQVSITPSWRVDLERVYNVDAVSITNRPDCCPEKLNGAQIHIGSSKSGNPRCAVVSAVPVGGTFSYSCHGMQGRYVSVFIPGEGKQLALAEVQVFGKPAENVAIGKPTSLLSTESSHASDLAVDGDLNTFTLSQVYTTPVWRVDLEMVHRVDTVSITNRPDCCPETLNGAQIHIGSSQIGNPRCAEVSVVPVGETYNYSCHGMEGRYVNVFINGEGKQLALAEVQVFGKPAVIPTPTPAPTTPTIAPPPPPPPLTLLVSGRTVVLVREQLSWYDALLHCRSLYRDLASLHSPEKQLEVGEALLLRGANTAHVWLGLRRRMLSSVWYWMNGEEMDHSSWEGGRPRYHEIPGTSACGAAANMVQFLWSDRHCKEQLNFLCYTDDDPDYSPVQFTITYARI from the exons ATGGACCTTTATGTGCTCACTATAT GTGCCCTGGCTGTGCAAGTCAAATCAGGTGATCAAAAAG AAAATGTAGCAACAGGAAAACCAACAAGTCTCCAATCCACTGAATCCAGCCATGCCTCTGACTTGGCTGTTGATGGAGATCCAGACACCTTCACTCTCAGCCAAGTGTCCATCACTCCAAGCTGGAGGGTGGACCTGGAGAGGGTTTACAATGTGGACGCTGTGAGCATCACCAACAGGCCAGACTGCTGTCCAGAGAAGCTCAATGGGGCTCAGATCCACATTGGCAGCTCCAAAAGTGGAAATCCCAG GTGTGCTGTGGTCTCAGCAGTTCCTGTTGGGGGGACCTTCAGTTATAGTTGTCATGGGATGCAGGGACGCTATGTTAGTGTTTTCATTCCGGGGGAGGGGAAGCAGCTGGCCTTGGCTGAAGTGCAGGTGTTTGGAAAACCTGCAG AAAATGTAGCAATAGGAAAACCAACAAGTCTCCTATCCACTGAATCCAGCCATGCCTCTGACTTGGCTGTTGATGGAGATCTTAACACATTCACTCTCAGCCAAGTGTACACCACTCCAGTCTGGAGGGTGGACCTGGAGATGGTTCACAGGGTGGACACTGTGAGCATCACCAACAGGCCAGACTGCTGTCCAGAGACACTCAATGGGGCTCAGATCCACATTGGCAGCTCCCAAATTGGGAATCCCAG GTGTGCTGAGGTCTCAGTGGTTCCTGTTGGGGAGACCTATAACTATAGCTGTCATGGGATGGAGGGACGCtatgttaatgttttcattaatgGGGAGGGGAAGCAGCTGGCCTTGGCTGAGGTGCAGGTGTTTGGAAAACCTGCAG tcATTCCCACACCAACTCCAGCACCCACCACTCCCACCAtcgctccccctccccctcctccccccctcacACTCCTGGTCAGTGGACGCACCGTGGTGCTGGTCCGTGAGCAGCTGAGCTGGTACGACGCCCTGCTCCACTGCCGGAGCCTCTACAGGGACCTGGCCAGCCTGCATAGCCCAGAGAAGCAGCTGGAGGTGGGGGAGGCCCTGCTGCTCCGTGGAGCCAACACTGCCCACGTGTGGCTGGGGCTCCGGCGGAGGATGCTCTCCAGCGTCTGGTACTGGATGAACGGGGAGGAGATGGACCACAGCAGCTGGGAAGGGGGGAGACCTCGGTACCACGAGATCCCTGGCACCAGCGCCTGTGGAGCAGCAGCCAACATGGTGCAGTTTCTGTGGAGCGACCGGCACTGCAAAGAGCAGCTCAACTTTCTCTGCTACACTG ATGATGATCCTGACTACAGCCCTGTGCAATTCACCATCACCTACGCAAGAATATGA